One genomic region from Vanessa tameamea isolate UH-Manoa-2023 chromosome 14, ilVanTame1 primary haplotype, whole genome shotgun sequence encodes:
- the LOC113398757 gene encoding uncharacterized PE-PGRS family protein PE_PGRS54-like, with protein MKVAALLLVCAISLAQGKDIELNENGCPIDHTFEKLYPHENCNKFYQCTHGNLVEKKCASNLFFDVEKQECDWSETVDCGDRVIPDEKEDEDCDENEGENNDNNGTCNCNPAEAPNICSREGSDGVLIAHENCNQFYKCFNGKPVTISCAGNLLYNPHKRICDWPENVDCGDRVIPECDDNDNGAGGGGDGGDGGGGGGGGGGGGGGGGGGGDGDGGSDDNDGTCNCNPGEAPSICGQDGSDGVLIAHENCNQFYKCFNGKPVAMNCPGNLLYNPHQRICDWPENVDCGDRVIPECDDNDNGGGGGGGGGGGGGGGGGGGGGGGGGGDGDGGSDDNDGTCNCNPGEAPSICAQDGSDGVLIAHENCNQFYKCFNGKPVAMNCPGNLLYNPHQRICDWPENVDCGDRVIPECDDNDNGGGGGDGGGGGGGGGGGGGGGGGGGGDGDGGSDDNDGTCNCNPGEAPSICGQDGSDGVLIAHENCNQFYKCFNGKPVAMNCPGNLLYNPHQRICDWPENVDCGDRVIPECDDNDNGGGGGDGGGGGGGGGGGGGGGDGGGGGGGGGGDGDGGSDDNDGTCNCNPGEAPSICAQDGSDGVLIAHENCNQFYKCFNGKPVAMNCPGNLLYNPHQKICDWPENVDCGDRVIPECDDNDNGGGGGGGGGGGGGGGGGGGGGGGGGGGGGGGGDGDGGSDDNDGTCNCNPGEAPSICAQDGSDGVLIAHENCNQFYKCFNGKPVAMNCPGNLLYNPHQRICDWPENVDCGDRVIPECDDNDNGGGGGDGGGGGGGGGGGGGGGGGGGGDGDGGSDDNDGTCNCNPGEAPSICAQDGSDGVLIAHENCNQFYKCFNGKPVAMNCPGNLLYNPHQRICDWPENVDCGDRVIPECDDNDTGGGGGGGGGGGGGGDGGGGGGGGGGGGDGSGDGGSDDNDGTCNCNPGEAPSICAQDGSDGVLIAHENCNQFYICSNGKPVTMNCPDNLLYNPHKRICDWPENVDCGDRVIPECDDNDNGGGGGGGGGGGGGGGGGGGGGGGGGGGGGGGDGGSDDNDGTCNCNPGEAPSICGQDGSDGVLIAHENCNQFYKCFNGKPVAMNCPGNLLYNPHQRICDWPENVDCGDRVIPECDDNDNGGGGGDGGGGGGGGGGGGGGGDGGGGGGGGGGDGDGGSDDNDGTCNCNPGEAPSICGQDGSDGVLIAHENCNQFYKCFNGKPVAMNCPGNLLYNPHKRICDWPENVDCGDRVIPECDDNDNGGGGGDGGGGGGGGGGGGGGGGGGGGDGGAGDGGSDDNDGTCNCNPGEAPSICAQDGSDGDLIAHENCNQFYKCFNGKPVAMNCPGNLLYNPHKRICDWPENVDCGDRVIPECDDNDNGGGGGDGGGGGGGGGGGGGGGGGDGGAGDGGSDDNDGTCNCNPGEAPSICGQDGSDGVLIAHENCNQFYKCFNGKPVAMDCPGNLLYNPHQRICDWPENVDCGDRVIPECDDNDNGGGGGGDGGGGGGGGGGGGGGGGGGGGGGGGGDGDGGSDDNDGTCNCNPGEAPSICGQDGSDGVLIAHENCNQFYKCFNGKPVAMNCPGNLLYNPHKRICDWPENVDCGDRVIPECDDNDNGGGGGDGGGGGGGGGGGGGGGGGDGGAGDGGSDDNDGTCNCNPGEAPSICGQDGSDGVLIAHENCNQFYKCFNGKPVAMDCPGNLLYNPHQRICDWPENVDCGDRVIPECDDNDNGGGGGGDGGGGGGGGGGGGGGGGGGGGGGGGGDGDGGSDDNDGTCNCNPGEAPSICGQDGSDGVLIAHENCNQFYKCFNGKPVAMNCPGNLLYNPHKRICDWPENVDCGDRVIPECDDNDNGGGGGDGGGGGGGGGGGGGGGGGDGGAGDGGSDDNDGTCNCNPGEAPSICGQDGSDGVLIAHENCNQFYKCFNGKPVAMDCPGNLLYNPHQRICDWPENVDCGDRVIPECDDNDNGGGGGGDGGGGGGGGGGGGGGGGGGGGGGGGGDGDGGSDDNDGTCNCNPGEAPSICGQDGSDGVLIAHENCNQFYKCFNGKPVAMNCPGNLLYNPHKRICDWPENVDCGDRVIPECDDNDNGGGGGDGGGGGGGGGGGGGGGGGDGGAGDGGSDDNDGTCNCNPGEAPSICGQDGSDGVLIAHENCNQFYKCFNGKPVAMDCPGNLLYNPHQRICDWPENVDCGDRVIPECDDNDNGGGGGGDGGGGGGGGGGGGGGGGGGGGGGGGGDGDGGSDDNDGTCNCNPGEAPSICGQDGSDGVLIAHENCNQFYKCFNGKPVAMNCPGNLLYNPHKRICDWPENVDCGDRVIPECDDNDNGGGGGDGGGGGGGGGGGGGGGGGDGGAGDGGSDDNDGTCNCNPGEAPSICGQDGSDGVLIAHENCNQFYKCFNGKPVAMDCPGNLLYNPHQRICDWPENVDCGDRVIPECDDNDNGGGGGGDGGGGGGGGGGGGGGGGGGGGGGGGGDGDGGSDDNDGTCNCNPGEAPSICGQDGSDGVLIAHENCNQFYKCFNGKPVAMNCPGNLLYNPHKRICDWPENVDCGDRVIPECDDNDNGGGGGDGGGGGGGGGGGGGGGGGDGGAGDGGSDDNDGTCNCNPGEAPLICGQDGSDGVFIAHENCNQFYLCSNGKPVALSCPENLLYNPYKRICDWPENVTCGDRVIPESNENDSNKDDGAEQGDSCNCNPRAAQKICDAVNSDGALIAHENCHQFYKCNFGSPITFSCPAGLYYNPYKEVCDWPVNVECGDRIETLSVSLNKHLDAGRLRPIRI; from the coding sequence TCGCAGCCTTATTGCTGGTCTGCGCAATCAGTTTAGCTCAAGGAAAAGATATTGAGCTGAATGAGAATGGCTGTCCGATAGATCACACTTTTGAAAAACTCTACCCACACGAAAATTGcaacaaattttatcaatgCACCCACGGAAATCTTGTCGAAAAGAAGTGTGCCTCGAACCTCTTTTTTGATGTTGAAAAACAAGAATGTGATTGGTCTGAAACAGTTGATTGTGGTGATAGGGTTATACCAGACGAGAAAGAAGACGAAGACTGTGATGAGAACGAAGGTGAGAATAATGACAACAATGGTACTTGTAACTGCAATCCAGCTGAAGCGCCAAATATCTGTTCTCGCGAAGGTTCCGATGGAGTATTAATCGCTCACGAAAACTGCAATCAGTTCTACAAATGCTTCAATGGCAAACCCGTTACCATAAGTTGTGCTGGCAACCTTCTCTACAATCCTCACAAAAGAATATGTGATTGGCCCGAGAATGTCGATTGTGGAGACAGAGTAATTCCAGAATGTGATGACAATGACAACGGCGCAGGCGGTGGAGGCGATGGAGGTGATGGAGGTGGCGGAGGAGGTGGAGGCGGTGGAGGCGGTGGAGGAGGCGGAGGCGGTGGAGATGGCGACGGCGGTAGTGATGACAATGATGGAACTTGCAACTGCAATCCCGGTGAAGCACCTTCGATTTGCGGTCAGGATGGTTCTGACGGAGTCTTAATCGCACACGAAAACTGCAACCAATTCTACAAATGCTTCAATGGCAAACCCGTTGCAATGAACTGTCCCGGCAACCTCCTCTACAACCCTCACCAGAGAATATGTGATTGGCCCGAGAATGTCGATTGTGGAGACAGAGTAATTCCAGAATGTGATGACAATGACAATGGCGGAGGCGGCGGAGGCGGTGGAGGCGGCGGAGGCGGCGGAGGAGGTGGAGGAGGCGGAGGCGGTGGAGGTGGTGGAGATGGCGACGGCGGTAGTGATGACAATGATGGAACTTGCAACTGCAATCCCGGTGAAGCACCTTCGATTTGCGCTCAGGACGGTTCTGATGGAGTCTTAATCGCACACGAAAACTGCAATCAATTCTACAAATGCTTCAATGGCAAACCCGTTGCAATGAACTGTCCCGGCAACCTTCTCTACAACCCTCACCAGAGAATATGTGATTGGCCCGAGAATGTTGATTGTGGAGACAGAGTAATTCCAGAATGTGATGACAATGACAACGGCGGAGGCGGTGGAGACGGTGGAGGCGGCGGAGGCGGCGGAGGAGGTGGAGGAGGCGGAGGCGGTGGAGGTGGTGGAGATGGCGACGGCGGTAGTGATGACAATGATGGAACTTGCAACTGCAATCCCGGTGAAGCACCTTCGATTTGCGGTCAGGATGGTTCTGACGGAGTCTTAATCGCACACGAAAACTGCAATCAATTCTACAAATGCTTCAATGGCAAACCCGTTGCAATGAACTGTCCCGGCAACCTTCTCTACAACCCTCACCAGAGAATATGTGATTGGCCCGAGAATGTCGATTGTGGAGACAGAGTAATTCCAGAATGTGATGACAATGACAACGGCGGAGGCGGTGGAGACGGTGGAGGCGGCGGAGGCGGCGGAGGAGGTGGAGGCGGCGGAGGCGATGGAGGAGGCGGAGGCGGTGGAGGTGGTGGAGATGGCGACGGCGGTAGTGATGACAATGATGGAACTTGCAACTGCAATCCCGGTGAAGCACCTTCGATTTGCGCTCAGGACGGTTCTGATGGAGTCTTAATCGCACACGAAAACTGCAATCAATTCTACAAATGCTTCAATGGCAAACCCGTTGCAATGAACTGTCCCGGTAACCTTCTCTACAACCCTCACCAGAAAATATGTGATTGGCCCGAGAATGTTGATTGTGGAGACAGAGTAATTCCAGAATGTGATGACAATGACAATGGCGGAGGCGGCGGAGGCGGTGGAGGCGGCGGAGGAGGTGGAGGCGGCGGAGGCGGCGGAGGAGGTGGAGGAGGCGGAGGCGGTGGAGGTGGTGGAGATGGCGACGGCGGTAGTGATGACAATGATGGAACTTGCAACTGCAATCCCGGTGAAGCACCTTCGATTTGCGCTCAGGACGGTTCTGATGGAGTCTTAATCGCACACGAAAACTGCAATCAATTCTACAAATGCTTCAATGGCAAACCCGTTGCAATGAACTGTCCCGGCAACCTTCTCTACAACCCTCACCAGAGAATATGTGATTGGCCCGAGAATGTTGATTGTGGAGACAGAGTAATTCCAGAATGTGATGACAATGACAACGGCGGAGGCGGTGGAGACGGTGGAGGCGGCGGAGGCGGCGGAGGAGGTGGAGGAGGCGGAGGCGGTGGAGGTGGTGGAGATGGCGACGGCGGTAGTGATGACAATGATGGAACTTGCAACTGCAATCCCGGTGAAGCACCTTCGATTTGCGCTCAGGACGGTTCTGATGGAGTCTTAATCGCACACGAAAACTGCAATCAATTCTACAAATGCTTCAATGGCAAACCCGTTGCAATGAACTGTCCCGGCAACCTTCTCTACAACCCTCACCAGAGAATATGTGATTGGCCCGAGAATGTCGATTGTGGAGACAGAGTAATTCCAGAATGTGATGACAATGACACCGGCGGAGGCGGTGGAGGCGGTGGAGGCGGCGGCGGAGGTGGAGACGGCGGAGGCGGTGGAGGAGGTGGAGGAGGCGGAGGCGATGGAAGTGGCGACGGCGGTAGTGATGATAATGATGGAACTTGCAACTGCAATCCCGGTGAAGCACCTTCGATTTGCGCTCAGGACGGTTCTGATGGAGTTTTAATTGCACACGAAAACTGCAACCAATTCTACATATGCTCCAATGGCAAACCTGTTACAATGAACTGTCCTGATAACCTTCTCTACAACCCTCACAAAAGAATATGTGATTGGCCCGAGAATGTCGATTGTGGAGACAGAGTAATTCCAGAATGTGATGACAATGACAACGGTGGAGGAGGTGGAGGCGGCGGAGGCGGTGGAGGAGGTGGAGGAGGCGGAGGCGGTGGAGGAGGTGGAGGAGGCGGAGGCGGTGGAGGTGGCGACGGCGGTAGTGATGACAATGATGGAACTTGCAACTGCAATCCCGGTGAAGCACCTTCGATTTGCGGTCAGGATGGTTCTGACGGAGTCTTAATCGCACACGAAAACTGCAATCAATTCTACAAATGCTTCAATGGCAAACCCGTTGCAATGAACTGTCCCGGCAACCTTCTCTACAACCCTCACCAGAGAATATGTGATTGGCCCGAGAATGTTGATTGTGGAGACAGAGTAATTCCAGAATGTGATGACAATGACAACGGCGGAGGCGGTGGAGACGGTGGAGGCGGCGGAGGCGGCGGAGGAGGTGGAGGCGGCGGAGGCGATGGAGGAGGCGGAGGCGGTGGAGGCGGCGGAGATGGCGACGGCGGTAGTGATGACAATGATGGAACTTGCAACTGCAATCCCGGTGAAGCACCTTCGATTTGCGGTCAGGATGGTTCTGACGGAGTCTTAATCGCACACGAAAACTGCAATCAATTCTACAAATGCTTCAATGGCAAACCCGTTGCAATGAACTGTCCCGGCAACCTTCTCTACAACCCTCACAAGAGAATATGTGATTGGCCCGAGAATGTCGATTGTGGAGACAGAGTAATTCCAGAATGTGATGACAATGACAACGGCGGAGGCGGTGGAGACGGTGGAGGCGGAGGAGGCGGCGGAGGTGGCGGAGGAGGTGGAGGAGGTGGAGGAGGTGGAGATGGTGGAGCTGGCGATGGCGGCAGCGATGACAATGATGGAACTTGCAACTGCAATCCCGGTGAAGCACCTTCGATTTGCGCTCAGGACGGTTCTGATGGAGACTTAATCGCACACGAAAACTGCAATCAATTCTACAAATGCTTCAATGGTAAACCCGTTGCAATGAACTGTCCCGGTAACCTTCTCTACAACCCTCACAAGAGAATATGTGATTGGCCCGAGAATGTCGATTGTGGAGACAGAGTAATTCCAGAATGTGATGACAATGACAACGGCGGAGGCGGTGGAGACGGTGGAGGCGGAGGAGGCGGCGGAGGTGGCGGAGGAGGTGGAGGAGGTGGAGATGGTGGAGCTGGCGATGGCGGCAGCGATGACAATGATGGAACTTGCAACTGCAACCCCGGTGAAGCACCTTCGATTTGCGGTCAGGACGGTTCTGACGGAGTCTTAATCGCACACGAAAACTGCAACCAATTCTACAAATGCTTCAATGGCAAACCCGTAGCAATGGACTGTCCCGGCAACCTTCTCTACAACCCTCACCAGAGAATATGTGATTGGCCCGAGAATGTCGATTGTGGAGACAGAGTAATTCCAGAATGTGATGACAATGACAACGGCGGAGGCGGTGGAGGCGATGGAGGTGGTGGAGGCGGCGGAGGAGGTGGAGGCGGTGGAGGCGGTGGAGGAGGCGGAGGAGGTGGAGGCGGCGGAGATGGCGACGGCGGTAGTGATGACAATGATGGAACTTGCAACTGCAATCCCGGTGAAGCACCTTCGATTTGCGGTCAGGATGGTTCTGACGGAGTCTTAATCGCACACGAAAACTGCAATCAATTCTACAAATGCTTCAATGGCAAACCCGTTGCAATGAACTGTCCCGGCAACCTTCTCTACAACCCTCACAAGAGAATATGTGATTGGCCCGAGAATGTCGATTGTGGAGACAGAGTAATTCCAGAATGTGATGACAATGACAACGGCGGAGGCGGTGGAGACGGTGGAGGCGGAGGAGGCGGCGGAGGTGGCGGAGGAGGTGGAGGAGGTGGAGATGGTGGAGCTGGCGATGGCGGCAGCGATGACAATGATGGAACTTGCAACTGCAACCCCGGTGAAGCACCTTCGATTTGCGGTCAGGACGGTTCTGACGGAGTCTTAATCGCACACGAAAACTGCAACCAATTCTACAAATGCTTCAATGGCAAACCCGTAGCAATGGACTGTCCCGGCAACCTTCTCTACAACCCTCACCAGAGAATATGTGATTGGCCCGAGAATGTCGATTGTGGAGACAGAGTAATTCCAGAATGTGATGACAATGACAACGGCGGAGGCGGTGGAGGCGATGGAGGTGGTGGAGGCGGCGGAGGAGGTGGAGGCGGTGGAGGCGGTGGAGGAGGCGGAGGAGGTGGAGGCGGCGGAGATGGCGACGGCGGTAGTGATGACAATGATGGAACTTGCAACTGCAATCCCGGTGAAGCACCTTCGATTTGCGGTCAGGATGGTTCTGACGGAGTCTTAATCGCACACGAAAACTGCAATCAATTCTACAAATGCTTCAATGGCAAACCCGTTGCAATGAACTGTCCCGGCAACCTTCTCTACAACCCTCACAAGAGAATATGTGATTGGCCCGAGAATGTCGATTGTGGAGACAGAGTAATTCCAGAATGTGATGACAATGACAACGGCGGAGGCGGTGGAGACGGTGGAGGCGGAGGAGGCGGCGGAGGTGGCGGAGGAGGTGGAGGAGGTGGAGATGGTGGAGCTGGCGATGGCGGCAGCGATGACAATGATGGAACTTGCAACTGCAACCCCGGTGAAGCACCTTCGATTTGCGGTCAGGACGGTTCTGACGGAGTCTTAATCGCACACGAAAACTGCAACCAATTCTACAAATGCTTCAATGGCAAACCCGTAGCAATGGACTGTCCCGGCAACCTTCTCTACAACCCTCACCAGAGAATATGTGATTGGCCCGAGAATGTCGATTGTGGAGACAGAGTAATTCCAGAATGTGATGACAATGACAACGGCGGAGGCGGTGGAGGCGATGGAGGTGGTGGAGGCGGCGGAGGAGGTGGAGGCGGTGGAGGCGGTGGAGGAGGCGGAGGAGGTGGAGGCGGCGGAGATGGCGACGGCGGTAGTGATGACAATGATGGAACTTGCAACTGCAATCCCGGTGAAGCACCTTCGATTTGCGGTCAGGATGGTTCTGACGGAGTCTTAATCGCACACGAAAACTGCAATCAATTCTACAAATGCTTCAATGGCAAACCCGTTGCAATGAACTGTCCCGGCAACCTTCTCTACAACCCTCACAAGAGAATATGTGATTGGCCCGAGAATGTCGATTGTGGAGACAGAGTAATTCCAGAATGTGATGACAATGACAACGGCGGAGGCGGTGGAGACGGTGGAGGCGGAGGAGGCGGCGGAGGTGGCGGAGGAGGTGGAGGAGGTGGAGATGGTGGAGCTGGCGATGGCGGCAGCGATGACAATGATGGAACTTGCAACTGCAACCCCGGTGAAGCACCTTCGATTTGCGGTCAGGACGGTTCTGACGGAGTCTTAATCGCACACGAAAACTGCAACCAATTCTACAAATGCTTCAATGGCAAACCCGTAGCAATGGACTGTCCCGGCAACCTTCTCTACAACCCTCACCAGAGAATATGTGATTGGCCCGAGAATGTCGATTGTGGAGACAGAGTAATTCCAGAATGTGATGACAATGACAACGGCGGAGGCGGTGGAGGCGATGGAGGTGGTGGAGGCGGCGGAGGAGGTGGAGGCGGTGGAGGCGGTGGAGGAGGCGGAGGAGGTGGAGGCGGCGGAGATGGCGACGGCGGTAGTGATGACAATGATGGAACTTGCAACTGCAATCCCGGTGAAGCACCTTCGATTTGCGGTCAGGATGGTTCTGACGGAGTCTTAATCGCACACGAAAACTGCAATCAATTCTACAAATGCTTCAATGGCAAACCCGTTGCAATGAACTGTCCCGGCAACCTTCTCTACAACCCTCACAAGAGAATATGTGATTGGCCCGAGAATGTCGATTGTGGAGACAGAGTAATTCCAGAATGTGATGACAATGACAACGGCGGAGGCGGTGGAGACGGTGGAGGCGGAGGAGGCGGCGGAGGTGGCGGAGGAGGTGGAGGAGGTGGAGATGGTGGAGCTGGCGATGGCGGCAGCGATGACAATGATGGAACTTGCAACTGCAACCCCGGTGAAGCACCTTCGATTTGCGGTCAGGACGGTTCTGACGGAGTCTTAATCGCACACGAAAACTGCAACCAATTCTACAAATGCTTCAATGGCAAACCCGTAGCAATGGACTGTCCCGGCAACCTTCTCTACAACCCTCACCAGAGAATATGTGATTGGCCCGAGAATGTCGATTGTGGAGACAGAGTAATTCCAGAATGTGATGACAATGACAACGGCGGAGGCGGTGGAGGCGATGGAGGTGGTGGAGGCGGCGGAGGAGGTGGAGGCGGTGGAGGCGGTGGAGGAGGCGGAGGAGGTGGAGGCGGCGGAGATGGCGACGGCGGTAGTGATGACAATGATGGAACTTGCAACTGCAATCCCGGTGAAGCACCTTCGATTTGCGGTCAGGATGGTTCTGACGGAGTCTTAATCGCACACGAAAACTGCAATCAATTCTACAAATGCTTCAATGGCAAACCCGTTGCAATGAACTGTCCCGGCAACCTTCTCTACAACCCTCACAAGAGAATATGTGATTGGCCCGAGAATGTCGATTGTGGAGACAGAGTAATTCCAGAATGTGATGACAATGACAACGGCGGAGGCGGTGGAGACGGTGGAGGCGGAGGAGGCGGCGGAGGTGGCGGAGGAGGTGGAGGAGGTGGAGATGGTGGAGCTGGCGATGGCGGCAGCGATGACAATGATGGAACTTGCAACTGCAACCCCGGTGAAGCACCTTTGATTTGCGGTCAGGATGGTTCCGACGGAGTTTTTATCGCACACGAAAACTGCAACCAGTTCTACTTATGTTCCAATGGAAAACCCGTTGCATTGAGCTGCCCTGAAAACCTTCTCTACAATCCTTATAAACGAATTTGCGACTGGCCAGAAAATGTGACATGCGGAGATAGAGTTATTCCAGAGTCGAATGAAAATGATAGTAATAAGGACGATGGAGCCGAACAAGGTGATTCTTGCAACTGTAATCCTCGTGCAGCACAAAAAATATGCGATGCAGTCAACTCTGATGGAGCTTTGATAGCTCATGAAAATTGTCATCAATTTTATAAGTGTAATTTCGGATCACCGATAACATTTTCTTGTCCTGCGGGTCTTTATTACAATCCCTATAAAGAAGTATGTGATTGGCCCGTAAACGTCGAATGTGGAGACAGGATAGAGACTCTAAGTGTCTCCCTGAATAAGCATTTGGACGCAGGTAGATTAAGACctatacgtatttaa
- the LOC113398565 gene encoding peritrophin-1-like: MRALVAVLFMAVAIANGADDQCPPEQGDDWTIEKLLRHENCNKFYKCTFGKPVAMECPADLYFNLETWQCDWQSNVDCTGRIVPDETTTSRPITSTTTKAPTTTTSTTTTTPTPTTTTTTTPKPTTTTTTTTTTTTPRPTTTTTTTPRPTTTTTTTQQPTTTTTTTQRPTTTTTTTARPTTTTTTTARPSTTTNSPYPDLNANGCPVDPHIHWLLPHEQNCNQFYYCVWGKKVLRSCPSTLHFNRRIQVCDWPQNAGCAVSFSKHLDSRRDLIASL; this comes from the exons ATGAGAG CTCTAGTAGCCGTTTTATTTATGGCTGTTGCCATTGCAAATGGCGCAGATGACCAGTGTCCACCTGAACAAGGCGACGACTGGACCATTGAAAAGCTTCTCCGGCACGaaaactgtaataaattttacaagtgTACTTTCGGAAAACCTGTAGCTATGGAGTGCCCAGCTGATCTGTACTTCAATTTAGAAACTTGGCAATGTGACTGGCAATCAAATGTAGACTGTACCGGCAGGATTGTGCCCGATGAAACTACAACAAGCAGGCCAATAACATCAACCACAACAAAAGCTCCAACCACAACCACATCTACTACCACAACGACACCAACACCAACGACTACAACAACAACGACACCAAAACCAACCACTACTACAACAACGACTACAACAACAACGACACCAAGACCAACGACTACAACAACAACGACACCAAGACCAACCACTACTACAACAACGACACAACAACCAACCACTACTACAACAACGACACAACGACCAACCACTACAACAACAACGACAGCAAGACCAACGACTACTACGACAACGACAGCGAGACCATCTACAACTACGAACTCACCCTATCCTGATCTGAATGCAAATGGATGTCCAGTTGATCCCCACATTCATTGGCTACTTCCTCACGAGCAAAATTgcaatcaattttattactgtGTGTGGGGTAAGAAAGTGCTGAGAAGTTGTCCCAGTACGCTCCACTTTAACAGGAGAATTCAG GTATGTGATTGGCCACAAAATGCCGGCTGCGCTGTTTCCTTTAGCAAACACCTGGACAGTAGGAGAGATTTGATAGCCAGCTTGTAA